From Candidatus Margulisiibacteriota bacterium, the proteins below share one genomic window:
- the kdpA gene encoding potassium-transporting ATPase subunit KdpA, with protein sequence MKVTDYLQVFIFCLALIGLTPPLGLYLARVFEGKRTFMSPVLGWLEDLLYSLCGIKKDEEMDWKVYTKALLYFNLLGFLFLFGLQLVQRFLPLNPANLPNVAWDAAFNTAVSFTTNTNWQSYAGETTMSYLTQMIGLTVQNFLSAATGITVFLALTRGLISKSKSSLGNFWVDLVRSLVYVLLPLSILLAVVLNAQGVVQTLSPYKDVVTLQGTKQTIPLGPAASQIAIKQLGTNGGGFFNANSAHPYENPTPLANWLEMLAILLIPAALVYTYGVMIGNRKHGWLLFFVMFAIFAVGLGVALFSEFSVPGTIHEGQETRFGITNSVIWAMATTSASNGSVNAMHSSLTPLAGGMALFNIMLGEIVFGGVGSGLYGMLHIVLLTVFLAGLMVGRTPEYLGKKIERKEVQMVILSILLPAAAILIGAGAACVLPVALASLSSKGPHGLSEILYAFTSASQNNGSAFAGLNANTVFYNIALGLCMIIGRFGVIIPAMIIAGSLAVKRIAPVSAGTFTTDNFLFAALLVGVLVVVGVLTFFPALSLGPLVEHLLMLKGRVF encoded by the coding sequence ATGAAAGTGACCGATTATTTACAGGTATTTATTTTTTGTTTAGCGCTGATCGGCCTAACACCGCCTTTGGGGCTGTACCTGGCCAGGGTCTTTGAAGGCAAGAGAACATTCATGTCGCCGGTGCTGGGCTGGCTGGAAGATCTGCTCTACAGCTTGTGCGGCATTAAGAAAGACGAAGAGATGGATTGGAAAGTTTATACCAAAGCCCTGCTTTATTTTAACCTGCTCGGTTTTCTCTTTCTTTTTGGGCTGCAGCTGGTCCAGAGGTTCCTCCCGCTCAACCCGGCCAACCTGCCCAATGTCGCCTGGGACGCTGCTTTCAACACAGCCGTGAGTTTTACTACTAACACCAACTGGCAGTCATATGCCGGGGAAACGACCATGAGCTATCTGACCCAGATGATCGGGTTAACCGTGCAGAATTTTCTTAGCGCGGCGACTGGGATAACCGTTTTCCTGGCCCTGACTCGCGGTTTGATCTCCAAATCAAAAAGTTCGCTGGGCAATTTCTGGGTCGATCTGGTCCGCTCGCTGGTCTATGTCCTTTTGCCTCTATCGATCCTACTGGCGGTGGTTTTAAACGCCCAGGGGGTCGTGCAAACACTGTCTCCCTATAAAGATGTCGTGACTCTGCAGGGGACGAAACAAACTATTCCCTTAGGTCCGGCCGCTTCGCAGATCGCCATCAAACAGCTCGGAACCAACGGCGGCGGCTTCTTTAACGCCAACAGTGCCCATCCATATGAAAATCCAACGCCACTGGCCAATTGGCTGGAGATGCTGGCCATTCTGCTGATCCCAGCCGCGCTGGTTTATACTTACGGGGTGATGATCGGCAATCGGAAGCACGGTTGGCTGTTATTTTTTGTCATGTTCGCTATATTTGCGGTCGGTTTGGGAGTCGCGCTTTTTTCAGAATTCTCGGTTCCCGGGACAATTCACGAAGGGCAGGAAACCCGATTCGGTATTACCAATAGCGTGATCTGGGCGATGGCAACGACCAGTGCTTCCAACGGTTCGGTTAACGCAATGCATTCATCCTTAACGCCGCTGGCTGGAGGAATGGCACTATTCAATATAATGCTCGGTGAAATTGTTTTTGGCGGGGTCGGTTCAGGACTATACGGTATGCTCCATATCGTTTTGCTGACGGTTTTCTTAGCCGGCCTGATGGTCGGACGCACACCGGAATATCTTGGCAAAAAGATCGAGCGAAAGGAAGTGCAGATGGTCATCCTCTCCATTCTGCTCCCTGCGGCGGCAATTCTGATCGGGGCCGGGGCTGCCTGCGTTTTACCGGTTGCGCTGGCCAGTTTATCCAGTAAGGGGCCGCACGGCTTAAGCGAGATCCTCTACGCCTTTACTTCGGCCTCGCAAAACAACGGCAGTGCCTTTGCCGGCCTGAACGCCAACACAGTCTTTTATAATATAGCGCTCGGCCTCTGCATGATCATCGGCCGGTTCGGCGTTATCATTCCGGCCATGATCATTGCCGGCAGTTTAGCGGTCAAAAGGATCGCCCCGGTCTCGGCCGGGACTTTTACGACCGACAACTTTCTCTTTGCCGCCCTGCTGGTCGGCGTCCTTGTCGTGGTCGGCGTTTTGACCTTCTTCCCCGCTCTTTCGCTCGGGCCACTAGTCGAGCATTTACTAATGCTTAAGGGAAGGGTGTTCTAA
- a CDS encoding glutamine synthetase III, translating to MVKTASQIFGELTFSKKVMKEKLSKEVYAKLVATLDGGAPLDETIASDVAHAMKEWAMENGATHFTHWFQPQRGGTAEKHDAFLSYGKDGEMTERFSAKQLIQSEPDASSFPSGGIRSTFEARGYTAWDPTSSAFLLEAGDTKTLVIPTVYLSWTGEVLDLKTPLLRSMKALTEAAIKLQKLLGNNSVKRMKVYGGPEQEYFLVSKEQYDTRPDLRITGRTLFGAPPAKGQQLEDHYFGAIKDKVMMFMEDFDTELYRHGIPSKTRHNEVSPNQFEIAPLYEEANLAIDHNLQLMDIIRKVADKHGMVAILYEKPFAGVNGSGKHFNWSMGDDSGTNYLEPSDSPVKNINFLLTLGAILLGVNKFGGLLRAAVADAGNDHRLGANEAPPAIMSVYLGEYLAGLMDEIEGIGNKVNEKILSHINLGVKNLPKVAKDTSDRNRTSPVAFTGNKFEFRAVGSSQNCSEAATTLNLVVAYGYDEIAKRLSAKKGGNVKENAILVMKDVLTETKKVRFEGNNYSEAWHKEAAKRGLPNTKNTPDALELMLEKDNAALFEKYGVLSKRELHSKVEIKLDAYIKIKDVELKAGLDIARTLVLPAVLEQIALLGEAVQATSKASAMAADLKVASALYADIKAAIKGLEKAIVICEREENLEKKAKLYAKNGANALADLRSSVDQAETLVADRFWPMAKYQELLTIL from the coding sequence ATGGTAAAAACCGCGAGTCAGATCTTCGGAGAGCTCACTTTCAGCAAAAAGGTGATGAAGGAAAAATTAAGTAAAGAGGTCTACGCCAAGTTGGTTGCTACGTTGGATGGCGGGGCCCCCTTGGACGAAACTATCGCCAGCGACGTGGCCCATGCGATGAAAGAATGGGCCATGGAGAATGGCGCCACGCATTTTACGCACTGGTTCCAGCCGCAGCGCGGCGGCACGGCTGAAAAGCACGATGCTTTCCTTAGCTATGGAAAAGATGGAGAGATGACCGAGCGTTTCAGCGCGAAACAGCTGATCCAGTCGGAGCCGGACGCTTCCAGCTTCCCCTCCGGCGGAATACGTTCCACATTTGAAGCCAGAGGATATACCGCGTGGGACCCGACCAGCTCGGCATTTTTGCTGGAAGCAGGGGATACCAAGACCCTGGTCATCCCGACAGTTTATCTTTCCTGGACCGGCGAGGTGCTGGACCTGAAAACCCCGCTCCTCCGTTCCATGAAGGCCCTGACCGAAGCGGCGATAAAACTGCAGAAACTGTTAGGGAACAATTCAGTCAAAAGGATGAAGGTTTACGGCGGGCCAGAGCAGGAATATTTCCTGGTTTCCAAGGAGCAATACGATACGCGGCCCGATCTGCGCATAACCGGCCGGACACTTTTTGGCGCGCCACCAGCCAAAGGCCAGCAGCTGGAAGACCATTACTTCGGCGCGATCAAAGACAAAGTGATGATGTTCATGGAAGATTTTGATACCGAGCTTTACCGGCACGGGATCCCGTCGAAGACCAGGCATAATGAAGTTTCTCCCAACCAGTTCGAAATAGCGCCTCTTTATGAGGAAGCTAACCTGGCCATCGATCACAACCTGCAGCTGATGGATATTATCCGCAAAGTCGCCGATAAGCACGGGATGGTAGCAATACTATATGAAAAACCTTTTGCGGGGGTCAACGGCTCGGGCAAGCATTTCAACTGGTCAATGGGAGATGACAGCGGTACAAATTACCTGGAACCGTCCGATTCGCCGGTCAAGAACATCAATTTTCTTCTCACCCTAGGCGCGATCCTGCTTGGGGTGAACAAATTCGGCGGCCTGTTGCGGGCGGCAGTAGCGGACGCCGGGAACGATCACCGGCTCGGCGCGAACGAAGCACCGCCGGCCATCATGTCCGTTTATCTGGGCGAATATCTGGCCGGATTGATGGATGAGATCGAGGGGATCGGCAATAAAGTGAACGAAAAGATCCTTTCTCACATTAACTTAGGCGTTAAGAACCTGCCTAAGGTGGCCAAGGATACCTCCGACCGGAATCGGACCTCGCCGGTAGCTTTTACGGGCAATAAGTTCGAATTCCGCGCCGTGGGTTCATCCCAGAACTGCTCGGAAGCAGCGACCACACTTAATTTGGTCGTGGCTTACGGCTATGATGAGATAGCAAAACGGCTGTCAGCGAAAAAAGGCGGGAACGTCAAGGAAAACGCGATCCTGGTCATGAAGGACGTCCTGACAGAGACCAAGAAGGTCCGGTTTGAAGGGAACAATTATTCAGAAGCCTGGCACAAAGAAGCCGCCAAAAGGGGACTGCCCAATACCAAGAACACCCCAGACGCGCTGGAGCTGATGCTGGAGAAAGATAACGCGGCACTTTTTGAGAAATACGGCGTTCTTTCCAAGCGGGAGCTCCATTCAAAAGTGGAGATCAAGCTGGATGCCTACATCAAGATTAAGGATGTTGAGCTTAAGGCTGGCCTGGACATTGCCAGAACGCTGGTCCTGCCTGCTGTTTTGGAGCAGATCGCGCTGTTAGGCGAAGCTGTCCAAGCGACTTCCAAAGCCAGTGCCATGGCCGCTGATCTGAAGGTCGCTTCCGCTCTCTATGCCGATATCAAAGCGGCGATCAAGGGGCTGGAGAAAGCTATTGTTATTTGCGAGCGGGAAGAAAACCTGGAAAAGAAAGCAAAACTGTACGCCAAGAATGGGGCCAATGCTTTAGCCGATCTGCGCTCGAGCGTTGATCAGGCCGAAACTCTGGTCGCCGACCGGTTCTGGCCGATGGCTAAGTACCAGGAACTTTTAACGATATTGTGA
- a CDS encoding helix-turn-helix domain-containing protein, giving the protein MAITDEVNKLSDFFIKENSGKVYRNLIESVEKPLIEKVLAMTLCNQLKTARILGINRNTLRAKMRKLGIRC; this is encoded by the coding sequence ATGGCGATAACGGACGAAGTCAATAAACTTAGCGACTTTTTCATCAAGGAGAATTCGGGTAAAGTTTATCGAAATTTGATAGAATCAGTCGAGAAGCCGCTGATCGAGAAGGTCCTGGCGATGACCCTTTGCAACCAGTTGAAGACGGCCCGGATCCTCGGGATCAATCGGAATACGTTGCGGGCGAAGATGAGGAAGTTAGGTATCAGGTGCTAG
- the gltB gene encoding glutamate synthase large subunit, translated as MNSYPKKQGLYDPSYEHDSCGVGFVVDIKGKRSNEIVCQGLAVLERLAHRGAVGADPDTGDGAGILLQIPHEFYAAQLKIPPAGAYGTGLIFLPTDLAERQYCKELFAKVVEEEGQELIGWRTVPVDNTVIGKSARESEPAIEQVFIGKGKKVNSQLELEKRLYGIRKRIENIVRICELKQKASFYITNLSSRTVAYKGLLMPRQVARYFLDLKEPALRSALALVHSRYSTNTFPTWDLSQPFRFLAHNGEINTLRGNINWMRARESGLKPVIVPGGSDSAALDNVFELLVLEGRSLPHAMMMLIPPAWEHNGAMAKQARDFYRYHACFMEPWDGPAAIAFTDGVSVGAVLDRNGLRPARYLVTKSGLVVMASEVGVLPIEPGEIELSGRLEPGKIFYIDTAKGRIVQDAEVKAEICGRQPYGDWLNDQMVELEKLPRVAPTVEPPRDLISTLGAFGYSREDLKIILKPMAESGAEPIGSMGNDTPHAVLSQRPQPLYNYFKQLFAQVTNPPVDPIREELVMSLESYVGPQLDFLAETPEHGHKLRVKTPILTNGELEQIRSIRKNSFRARTISLLFHVQNEKYFMEALDRVCGEAVAAIEEGYTFIILSDRDVDAKHAALPALLAVGAVHHHLVQKSLRTKIGIILESGEPRETHHFALLFGYGVDLVNPYLAYEAIDLLINENDLTHDTLTAADNFREAVHHGLLKIFSKMGISTLNSYRGAQIFEALGLNDEVIERCFEGTTSRIGGADFAVIASETLARHKAAFANDRPLLSTGGVYQWKRDGEFHLWNPESIAALQDAVRKEDFSRFKEFSNLINDQSKNPTTLRSLLRFKIGQPIPLKEVESVESLVKRFATGAMSFGSISRGAHETLAIAMNRLGGRSNTGEGGEEPERFKDERRSAIKQVASGRFGVNTNYLVNADELQIKMAQGAKPGEGGQLPGHKVSAIIARTRFTTPGVTLISPPPHHDIYSIEDLAQLIFDLKNVNPRARISVKLVSEIGVGTVAAGVAKGHADMILISGGDGGTGASPLTSIKHAGLPWELGLSEAHQTLVLNDLRSRVRLQTDGQLRTGRDVAIAALLGAEEFGFCTATLVACGCVMLRHCHLNNCSVGVATQDEYLGQRFAGRPEYVMNFMRFVAEELREIMASLGFRTLDEMVGQTDRLELDQAILPWKAKKLDYSKILFKPQGAARCTQKQDHGIDQVLDRKLIELAQPALVNGRQVKAELPLENFNRTTGAMLSGEVCRLHGEAGLPEGTIHIKFSGVAGQSFGAWLARGITFELEGMANDYVGKGLSGGKLIIYPNSRTTYRPEKNIIIGNTTFYGAIAGRAFIRGVAGERFCIRNSGLYAVVEGVGDHGCEYMTGGRVVVLGPTGRNFAAGMSGGIAYVYDQRGDFTEKCNREMVRLDALDELDEIMLRELLHDHHAATGSGIAKTILDNFGQETSHFVKVLPIEFKRVLQERAMKQEELNKLGVSDG; from the coding sequence ATGAATAGTTATCCAAAAAAACAGGGTCTATATGATCCAAGCTACGAACACGACAGTTGCGGGGTCGGGTTCGTCGTTGATATTAAGGGGAAACGGTCGAACGAGATCGTTTGCCAGGGGTTGGCCGTCCTCGAGCGGCTGGCTCACCGCGGCGCGGTCGGGGCCGATCCCGACACCGGCGACGGCGCCGGCATCCTCCTCCAGATCCCGCATGAGTTCTACGCCGCGCAACTAAAAATCCCGCCGGCCGGCGCTTACGGGACCGGGCTCATTTTTCTCCCGACCGACCTGGCAGAGCGGCAATACTGCAAAGAGCTTTTCGCTAAAGTGGTTGAGGAAGAAGGGCAGGAGTTGATCGGCTGGCGAACCGTGCCGGTCGATAATACCGTCATCGGCAAAAGCGCCCGGGAGAGCGAGCCGGCGATCGAACAGGTCTTTATCGGTAAAGGGAAAAAGGTCAACAGCCAGCTGGAGCTGGAAAAACGGCTTTATGGTATCCGCAAGAGGATCGAGAATATCGTCCGGATCTGCGAGCTGAAACAAAAAGCCTCGTTCTACATCACCAACCTCTCGTCGCGGACCGTCGCTTACAAGGGGTTGCTGATGCCGCGCCAGGTGGCCCGCTATTTCCTTGACCTGAAAGAGCCGGCGCTGCGGAGCGCCCTGGCCCTGGTCCATTCGCGCTACAGCACCAATACTTTCCCGACCTGGGACCTCTCCCAGCCGTTCCGTTTTCTGGCCCATAACGGCGAGATCAACACCCTGCGCGGCAATATCAACTGGATGCGGGCGCGGGAGAGCGGCTTGAAACCGGTCATCGTCCCCGGCGGGAGCGACTCGGCCGCGCTCGACAATGTTTTTGAGCTCCTCGTCCTGGAGGGGCGTTCCCTCCCGCACGCCATGATGATGCTGATCCCGCCCGCCTGGGAACATAACGGAGCGATGGCTAAGCAAGCCCGGGATTTCTACCGCTACCACGCCTGCTTTATGGAGCCGTGGGATGGCCCGGCGGCGATCGCATTTACCGACGGGGTCTCGGTCGGAGCGGTGCTCGACCGGAACGGCTTGCGCCCCGCCCGCTATCTGGTGACCAAGAGCGGGCTGGTGGTGATGGCGTCCGAAGTCGGCGTGCTGCCGATCGAACCGGGCGAGATCGAGCTCTCCGGCCGGCTCGAGCCGGGCAAGATCTTCTACATCGATACGGCCAAGGGTCGGATCGTCCAGGATGCCGAGGTCAAGGCCGAGATCTGCGGCCGCCAACCGTACGGCGACTGGCTGAACGACCAGATGGTCGAGCTGGAAAAATTGCCGCGCGTCGCGCCGACCGTGGAACCGCCGCGAGATTTGATATCAACCTTAGGCGCCTTCGGTTACAGCCGGGAAGACCTGAAGATCATCCTCAAACCGATGGCCGAGAGCGGGGCCGAGCCGATCGGCTCGATGGGGAACGATACCCCGCACGCCGTCCTCTCGCAACGGCCGCAGCCCCTTTATAACTATTTCAAACAGCTGTTCGCCCAAGTGACCAACCCGCCGGTCGACCCGATCCGCGAGGAGCTGGTCATGAGCCTGGAGAGTTACGTCGGTCCCCAGCTCGATTTCCTGGCCGAGACGCCGGAACATGGCCACAAGCTCCGGGTCAAGACGCCGATCCTGACCAATGGCGAGCTGGAACAGATCCGCTCGATCCGGAAAAATAGTTTCCGTGCCAGAACGATCTCGCTGTTATTCCACGTTCAGAATGAGAAGTATTTTATGGAGGCGCTCGACCGGGTTTGCGGCGAGGCGGTCGCGGCGATCGAAGAGGGCTATACCTTTATCATTTTGAGCGATCGTGACGTGGACGCCAAACATGCCGCGTTGCCGGCCCTGCTGGCGGTCGGCGCCGTCCATCACCATCTGGTCCAGAAGTCGCTCCGGACGAAGATCGGGATCATTCTGGAATCGGGCGAGCCGCGCGAAACGCATCATTTTGCCCTGCTGTTCGGCTATGGCGTCGACCTGGTCAATCCTTACCTGGCCTATGAAGCGATCGACCTCTTGATCAACGAAAATGACCTGACCCATGACACCCTGACTGCGGCCGACAATTTCCGGGAGGCGGTCCACCATGGTCTGCTCAAGATCTTCTCCAAGATGGGGATCTCGACCCTGAATAGTTATCGCGGGGCGCAGATCTTTGAGGCGCTCGGCCTCAACGACGAAGTGATCGAGCGCTGTTTTGAGGGGACGACCTCGCGGATCGGCGGCGCCGACTTTGCCGTCATTGCCAGTGAAACCCTGGCCCGGCACAAGGCCGCTTTTGCCAACGACCGGCCGCTTCTTTCGACCGGCGGCGTTTATCAGTGGAAACGCGACGGTGAGTTCCACCTCTGGAACCCGGAGAGCATTGCCGCCCTGCAGGATGCGGTCCGGAAAGAAGATTTCAGCCGTTTCAAGGAATTTTCTAACCTGATCAACGACCAGTCGAAGAACCCGACGACCTTGCGCAGTTTGCTCCGCTTCAAGATCGGCCAACCCATTCCCTTAAAGGAAGTTGAATCGGTCGAGAGCCTGGTCAAACGGTTCGCCACCGGGGCGATGAGCTTTGGTTCGATTAGCCGCGGCGCCCACGAGACGCTGGCGATCGCCATGAACCGGCTCGGCGGCCGCTCCAATACCGGCGAGGGTGGGGAAGAGCCGGAGCGGTTCAAGGACGAGCGGCGGAGCGCCATCAAGCAGGTCGCTTCGGGCCGCTTTGGCGTTAATACCAATTATCTGGTCAATGCCGACGAATTGCAGATCAAGATGGCCCAGGGGGCCAAGCCGGGCGAAGGCGGCCAACTCCCCGGCCATAAAGTGAGCGCGATCATCGCCCGGACCCGTTTTACCACGCCGGGCGTGACGCTCATCTCGCCGCCGCCGCACCATGATATTTATTCGATCGAGGACCTGGCCCAGCTGATCTTTGATCTGAAGAACGTCAACCCGCGCGCCCGGATCAGCGTCAAGCTCGTTTCGGAGATCGGCGTGGGGACGGTCGCGGCCGGCGTAGCCAAGGGGCATGCCGATATGATCCTGATCTCCGGCGGGGATGGCGGGACCGGCGCTTCGCCGCTGACCTCGATCAAACATGCCGGCCTGCCGTGGGAACTTGGTTTATCGGAAGCGCACCAGACCCTCGTCCTGAACGATCTGCGGAGCCGGGTCCGGCTCCAGACCGACGGCCAGCTCCGGACGGGACGCGACGTGGCGATCGCCGCCCTGCTCGGGGCGGAAGAGTTCGGTTTTTGCACGGCGACCCTGGTCGCCTGCGGCTGTGTTATGCTCCGCCATTGCCATCTCAACAACTGCTCGGTCGGCGTGGCGACCCAAGACGAATATCTGGGCCAGCGCTTTGCCGGCCGGCCGGAATATGTCATGAACTTCATGCGCTTTGTGGCTGAGGAGCTGCGCGAGATCATGGCTTCCTTAGGTTTCCGAACCCTGGACGAGATGGTCGGCCAGACCGACCGGCTGGAGCTGGACCAGGCGATCCTCCCCTGGAAAGCCAAAAAACTTGATTATTCGAAGATACTTTTTAAGCCGCAGGGGGCGGCGCGCTGCACCCAGAAGCAGGACCACGGGATCGATCAGGTTCTGGACCGGAAGCTGATCGAATTAGCCCAGCCGGCCCTGGTCAACGGCCGCCAGGTCAAGGCCGAGCTGCCGCTGGAGAACTTTAACCGGACGACCGGGGCGATGTTGAGCGGCGAGGTTTGCCGGCTGCATGGCGAAGCGGGCCTGCCGGAAGGGACGATCCATATCAAATTCAGCGGCGTGGCCGGGCAGAGCTTTGGCGCCTGGCTGGCGCGCGGGATCACTTTTGAGCTGGAGGGAATGGCCAACGATTATGTCGGTAAAGGGCTCTCCGGCGGTAAGCTTATTATCTATCCGAACAGCCGAACGACCTACCGGCCGGAAAAGAATATCATTATCGGCAACACCACTTTTTACGGGGCGATCGCCGGCCGCGCTTTTATTCGCGGCGTGGCCGGAGAGCGTTTCTGCATCCGCAATTCCGGCCTGTACGCCGTCGTCGAAGGGGTGGGCGACCATGGCTGCGAATACATGACCGGCGGCCGGGTCGTCGTTCTTGGCCCGACCGGGCGTAACTTTGCCGCCGGGATGTCGGGCGGGATAGCCTATGTTTATGACCAGCGGGGCGACTTTACCGAGAAGTGCAATCGGGAAATGGTCAGGCTGGATGCCTTGGACGAGCTGGATGAAATTATGCTGCGCGAACTCCTGCACGACCATCACGCGGCGACCGGCAGCGGGATAGCCAAGACGATCCTGGACAACTTCGGTCAGGAAACCAGCCACTTTGTCAAAGTTCTGCCGATCGAATTCAAGCGAGTCTTGCAAGAACGGGCGATGAAACAGGAGGAGCTCAATAAGTTGGGGGTCTCCGATGGGTAA
- a CDS encoding glutamate synthase subunit beta — protein sequence MGNPKGFLKIKRQKGEYRPVCDRVQDHAPVFKLRTIPQVKEQASRCMDCGTPFCHWACPLGNYIPEWNDSAYNGNWEHAFELLDASNNLPEITGRVCPALCEYACVLGINDDPVTIRENELAIIEYAFQHGLVKPRPPRIRSGKRVAVVGSGPAGLSCAAELNRAGHLVTVFEKDDQPGGLMRYGIPDFKLEKNILDRRIGLWRKEGITFKTGVKVGVDLTLDIMRDEFDAVVLASGSRVPRDLKVPGREFEGIHFALEYLTQANKIVANHESRTTIHAKGKKVVVIGGGDTGSDCVGTAHRQGAACVIQIELLPKPGETRPPEQPWPKYPVVLKTSTSHEEGGERQWAVLTKRFTNHESRVTGLECVKVDAKLKEIPGTEFEIEADLVLLALGFLHPEPVKGLDIELDARKNFKTDEYYQTSLPGVFAAGDARRGQALIVWAISEGRQAAAGVSRYLASPVE from the coding sequence ATGGGTAATCCGAAAGGTTTCCTGAAAATAAAGCGGCAAAAAGGGGAATACCGGCCGGTCTGCGACCGGGTCCAGGACCACGCGCCGGTCTTTAAGCTCCGGACTATTCCGCAAGTCAAAGAACAGGCGTCGCGCTGCATGGATTGCGGCACCCCGTTCTGCCACTGGGCCTGCCCGCTCGGCAATTATATTCCGGAGTGGAACGATAGCGCTTATAATGGCAATTGGGAACACGCTTTTGAACTCCTTGATGCTTCTAATAATCTCCCCGAGATCACCGGACGGGTCTGTCCGGCCCTCTGCGAATACGCCTGCGTCCTCGGGATCAATGACGATCCGGTCACTATTCGCGAGAACGAGCTGGCGATCATTGAATACGCTTTCCAGCATGGCCTGGTCAAGCCGCGTCCCCCCCGGATCAGGAGCGGCAAGAGGGTGGCGGTCGTCGGCTCCGGTCCGGCCGGATTGTCCTGCGCCGCGGAGCTGAACCGGGCGGGGCACCTGGTCACGGTCTTCGAAAAAGACGACCAGCCGGGCGGTCTGATGCGTTACGGCATCCCTGATTTCAAACTGGAGAAGAACATCCTCGACCGCCGGATCGGGCTTTGGCGGAAGGAGGGGATCACCTTTAAGACGGGGGTCAAGGTGGGGGTCGATCTAACTCTGGATATAATGCGTGATGAGTTTGACGCGGTCGTTCTGGCCAGCGGTTCCCGGGTCCCGCGCGATCTCAAAGTGCCGGGCCGCGAATTTGAGGGAATCCACTTTGCGCTAGAATATCTAACCCAGGCTAATAAAATAGTCGCGAACCACGAATCACGAACCACGATCCACGCCAAAGGTAAAAAAGTCGTCGTCATCGGCGGGGGAGATACCGGCTCGGATTGCGTCGGGACGGCGCATCGCCAGGGAGCGGCCTGCGTTATCCAGATCGAATTATTGCCGAAACCGGGCGAAACCCGGCCGCCGGAACAACCATGGCCGAAATATCCTGTCGTTTTAAAGACCTCGACCAGCCATGAGGAGGGCGGGGAGAGGCAGTGGGCGGTGTTGACTAAACGATTCACGAACCACGAATCACGAGTCACGGGATTAGAATGCGTTAAGGTCGATGCTAAGTTAAAAGAGATACCGGGGACGGAATTTGAGATTGAAGCTGACCTGGTACTGCTTGCCCTCGGCTTTCTCCACCCTGAACCGGTCAAAGGTTTAGACATTGAACTGGATGCCAGAAAGAACTTTAAGACCGATGAATATTACCAGACCTCGCTCCCCGGGGTTTTTGCCGCCGGCGACGCCCGGCGCGGGCAAGCTCTGATCGTTTGGGCGATTAGCGAGGGGCGGCAGGCGGCCGCCGGGGTCAGCCGTTATCTTGCCAGCCCGGTCGAATAA